A portion of the Calliphora vicina chromosome 5, idCalVici1.1, whole genome shotgun sequence genome contains these proteins:
- the LOC135960443 gene encoding PRKR-interacting protein 1 homolog gives MSLIKNLIKEPEIKSKVKHDSTNNSDEEKKVKPIIKSALDLQRLKLEKLMKNPDKPVIIPEHRRDKDFMQSVPTFVRNVMGSSAGAGSGEFHVYRHLRRKEYARQKMIQSKSHQELLDDEYQQKIEDNRRISEEKTAKKRAKRLKKKGRGKRTKQSDAKDNVASEDENSNDSEPEIEENKGTENEDFNKVSNSAPDFNVDKNEIANNDNTNKQEENLNK, from the exons ATGtctcttattaaaaatttaatcaaagagCCTGAAATAAAATCCAAGGTAAAACATGATTCTACAAATAATAGCGATGAAGAAAAGAAAGTTAAACCCATTATTAAATCTGCTCTTGATTTACAACGTTTAAAATTGGAGAAACTTATGAAAAATCCG GATAAACCTGTAATCATTCCAGAACATAGAAGGGATAAAGATTTCATGCAAAGCGTACCGACATTCGTTCGAAATGTAATGGGCTCAAGCGCTGGTGCAGGTTCCGGTGAATTTCATGTGTATCGTCATTTACGTAGAAAGGAATATGCGAGACAAAAAATGATTCAATCAAAAAGTCATCAAGAACTATTGGATGATGAATATCAACAAAAAATTGAAGACAATCGTAGAATATCTGAAGAAAAAACCGCAAAAAAGAGAGCAAAACGTTTAAAAAAGAAAGGTCGTGGTAAAAGGACAAAACAGTCTGATGCAAAAGACAATGTTGCTAGTGAGGATGAGAACAGCAATGATTCAGAGCCGgaaattgaagaaaataaagGAACAGAAAATGAAGATTTTAATAAGGTATCAAATTCAGCACCAGACTTCAATGTAGACAAAAACGAAATAGCAAATAATGATAATACTAATAAgcaagaagaaaatttaaataaatga